From Bacillus sp. FSL K6-3431, the proteins below share one genomic window:
- a CDS encoding glycerophosphodiester phosphodiesterase codes for MKVRALAHRGYPVKYPENTLSAYQAAYDLGFTHLELDVHLSKDGIPILMHDITINRMTNGKGMIKDFTYEELKQLVVGENEYIPTLEEGLLFAKDKMIVSIELKQHGDLYPGLEEAVIEVIIKTGMLSQVYVNSFDHFSVERMRKLSDEIELGIIQHGASPAVIPFMKEIKATYLSLRVEYLTDYYVQLCEEAGITIVVWPVDTEGQFEKMQRYPSVLGTTNKLEYFKEMYEKK; via the coding sequence ATGAAAGTAAGAGCACTGGCCCATCGGGGTTACCCTGTGAAATATCCAGAAAACACGCTATCTGCTTATCAAGCTGCTTATGACCTTGGGTTTACACATTTGGAATTGGACGTTCATCTAAGCAAAGACGGCATTCCCATCCTCATGCACGATATAACAATTAATAGAATGACTAATGGCAAAGGGATGATTAAGGACTTTACATATGAAGAGTTAAAGCAGCTTGTTGTAGGTGAAAATGAGTACATTCCTACATTGGAAGAAGGGCTTCTGTTTGCAAAGGATAAAATGATTGTTAGTATCGAGTTGAAACAACATGGAGACCTATATCCAGGTTTGGAAGAGGCTGTGATTGAAGTCATTATTAAAACGGGCATGCTTAGTCAAGTATATGTAAATTCATTTGACCATTTTTCCGTGGAGAGGATGCGAAAGTTATCTGATGAAATAGAATTAGGTATTATCCAACATGGAGCCTCGCCGGCGGTTATTCCATTTATGAAGGAAATAAAGGCGACATATTTGTCTTTAAGAGTGGAATATCTAACAGATTATTATGTTCAACTCTGCGAGGAGGCTGGAATTACGATTGTCGTATGGCCGGTTGATACAGAAGGGCAGTTTGAAAAGATGCAACGCTATCCATCCGTACTAGGTACGACGAATAAATTAGAGTATTTCAAGGAAATGTATGAAAAGAAGTAA
- a CDS encoding globin domain-containing protein: MEKPRLQTLYDQIGPTTISELVHAFYPKVYKDPNLIPLFEGDINEIMRKQRMFLTQFLGGPPLYSQEFGPPAMRHRHLPFEVTPTRAQSWLRCMHEAFEEVGLHDHPAGAMFYERLTQVAAIMVNSEENK, translated from the coding sequence GTGGAAAAACCTCGTTTACAAACATTGTATGATCAAATAGGCCCGACTACTATTAGCGAATTGGTTCATGCTTTTTATCCAAAAGTATATAAAGATCCAAATTTAATTCCTCTTTTTGAAGGGGATATAAACGAAATCATGCGGAAACAACGAATGTTTTTGACTCAGTTTCTTGGTGGTCCACCACTTTATAGTCAAGAATTTGGTCCCCCAGCAATGAGACATCGCCATCTACCGTTTGAAGTTACACCCACTCGTGCTCAAAGCTGGCTACGCTGTATGCATGAAGCATTTGAAGAAGTTGGTTTGCATGATCACCCAGCTGGGGCAATGTTTTATGAACGATTAACACAAGTTGCAGCAATTATGGTTAATTCAGAAGAGAATAAATAG
- a CDS encoding nucleotide excision repair endonuclease, with protein sequence MINIKEPAADLTITQRKQVIENDEAPIKPIYGFIDFHEIPRDKGGIFQFYNDRDELLFVGKARKLRQRVKKHFEDSVSPIKNNRDEVKRITVSFIEDPMEREIYETYLINMKRAKYNIDKVFYQ encoded by the coding sequence GTGATTAATATTAAAGAACCCGCAGCAGATCTAACGATTACGCAGCGTAAGCAAGTGATTGAAAACGATGAAGCGCCAATTAAACCGATTTACGGATTTATCGATTTTCATGAGATCCCTCGTGATAAAGGTGGTATTTTTCAGTTTTATAATGATCGTGATGAGTTATTATTCGTAGGAAAAGCACGGAAGCTTCGCCAACGCGTAAAGAAGCATTTTGAGGATTCGGTTTCTCCTATCAAAAATAATCGTGATGAGGTTAAGAGAATAACTGTTTCCTTTATTGAAGATCCGATGGAACGTGAGATTTATGAAACCTATTTAATCAATATGAAACGAGCGAAATATAATATTGATAAAGTGTTTTACCAATAG
- a CDS encoding DUF2269 family protein codes for MATFYKILVFIHIFSAILGMGPGFVLSMIAKSAKTMTELRNAYVIKHRIHMMVMIGGILLVVSGLLMGVINPRLFQTGWYVVSLTLFLIGLAMGPILLSPISKPIKALLNSHKGDRIPEEYKRLSKKLDFYENIGSFIFLVIIVLMILKPF; via the coding sequence TTGGCCACATTTTATAAAATACTAGTTTTTATACATATATTTTCCGCTATTCTCGGTATGGGTCCTGGTTTTGTTTTAAGCATGATCGCAAAATCTGCAAAAACAATGACAGAGTTACGAAATGCTTATGTTATTAAGCATCGTATCCATATGATGGTTATGATTGGTGGAATCCTTTTAGTCGTATCGGGTTTGTTAATGGGTGTAATAAATCCAAGGTTATTTCAGACTGGATGGTATGTAGTAAGTTTAACTCTCTTTTTAATTGGATTAGCAATGGGTCCTATATTGCTATCCCCAATATCTAAACCTATTAAAGCCTTATTAAACTCCCATAAGGGTGATCGAATTCCAGAAGAATATAAGCGCTTATCAAAAAAGCTAGACTTTTATGAAAACATCGGAAGTTTTATTTTCTTAGTCATCATTGTATTAATGATTTTAAAACCATTTTAA